The Temnothorax longispinosus isolate EJ_2023e chromosome 4, Tlon_JGU_v1, whole genome shotgun sequence genome has a window encoding:
- the LOC139812112 gene encoding dynein regulatory complex subunit 2, whose amino-acid sequence MLRKERLMREIELSTLNTMRYRTLWWEMMMRIKIPQIAEDVEIACRNFDRALDIKDYRISFLMDELAEAEEQYQRNTRSHMEIIDRLLKSYRERLEREERNYRRALNEALVQTDAGINKIYYQQNKVEISLQSITHGVQRQLEESLNNVKSITLSKIDAFVEDSKDIRRISAAQLENQLQGSWENLRRILSDYQNKTKNHRKCYEALKDKDKKDQQIITQQLLRTASLFEEIRKFRGKIMTYDATAKKEISEILTEHDFFQRASWTVKNRLLSEQTKDKNQLKILSIEYNKTIKHLERLVVKGKQLLTLMQICRKYETQDEKVIPFAGHMESENSQTLSSHQIFSLSDWNVSCQVQLHCTTKKAQEQTLLQHSIVFEG is encoded by the exons ATGTTACGGAAAGAGCGTCTAATGCGCGAGATTGAGCTCAGTACTTTAAATACAATGCGTTACCGGACGTTATGGTGGGAGATGATGATGAGGATCAAAATTCCGCAGATCGCCGAAGACGTGGAGATTGCGTGTCGTAATTTTGACCGCGCTCTCGATATCAAGGACTACAG AATAAGTTTTTTAATGGACGAGCTAGCTGAGGCCGAAGAGCAGTATCAAAGAAATACAAGATCACATATGGAAATCATAGATCGATTATTGAAATCGTATAGAGAGAGACTGGAGCGCGAGGAAAGAAATTATCGAAGGGCTTTAAATGAGGCGCTTGTTCAGACAGATGCCGGAATTAACAAAATCTATTATCAGCAGAACAAAGTCGAAATTTCGTTACAATCAATTACTCACGGCGTTCAGCGACAGTTGGAAGAGTCATTGAACAATGTCAAAAGCATCACACtaa gtAAGATTGATGCATTCGTGGAAGACAGTAAGGATATACGAAGAATTTCTGCGGCACAACTTGAAAATCAGTTGCAAGGCTCCTGGGAAAATCTTCGACGAATTCTGTCGGATTACCAAAata AAACGAAAAATCACAGAAAATGTTACGAGGCACTCAAAGACAAGGACAAGAAAGACCAACAAATAATAACGCAACAATTGTTACGTACAGCGAGCCTTTTCGAAGAAATACGCAAGTTTCGAGGTAAAATAATGACGTACGATGCCACAGCCAAGAAAGAAATCTCTGAAATTCTGACGGAACATGACTTCTTCCAGAGAGCTTCCTGGACTGTAAAAAATCGCCTCCTTTCAG AGCAGACGAAAGACAAGAatcaattgaaaatattatcgaTCGAATATAACAAGACGATAAAACATTTGGAGCGTCTTGTAGTTAAAGGCAAACAACTACTCACACTTATGCAAATCTGTCGCAAGTACGAAACACAAGATGAGAAAGTAATCCCATTTGCTGGTCATATGGAGTCGGAAAACTCGCAGACTCTCTCGTCGcatcaaattttttctttgtcagACTGGAATGTGTCTTGCCAG gTACAATTACACTGTACAACAAAAAAAGCACAAGAACAAACCTTATTGCAGCATTCGATAGTTTTTGAGGGTTGA